A genomic window from Exiguobacterium acetylicum DSM 20416 includes:
- a CDS encoding GntP family permease, with translation MVTGNLLVVIFILSLALLFFSILKLKIEPFLALVAISILTALAIGMPVKEVASVVTTGFGNTLAGVGILIGLGVIFGQFLGASGAVEKIAQAVLNVFGPKKSSAGLALTGTAVSIPVFFDAAFVILSGLIRSLSSKTGISVVSFVTALGVGLIVSHNMIAPTPGPLVVAENTGSELGFFILYGIIVAIPATLVGGYLYGMFIGKRIKHSGDIEELSIDPADLPKKEIGTGLSFFMLALPIVLILLNTVSQLLFPGTSVATFFGFIGEKNVALLISVFAAVILLRPYIAISNARLYSEAISSAGIIILITGAGGAFGAVINNSGIGDHLITTMQNWSIPVLLLAFIFSQILRASLGSATVALVTTSSILGPMVGELGVSPILLGLAICAGGIGLSLPNDSGFWVVNRFGKLTIPQTLLAWTGGGFIAGLTALATVFLLSLFTGILPGL, from the coding sequence ATGGTTACGGGTAATTTATTGGTCGTCATTTTTATTCTGTCTCTAGCTCTACTGTTCTTTTCCATCCTAAAGCTTAAAATCGAACCGTTTCTGGCACTTGTAGCGATCTCCATCTTGACGGCTTTAGCCATCGGGATGCCTGTCAAAGAAGTCGCCTCCGTCGTCACGACTGGTTTCGGGAACACACTCGCGGGTGTTGGTATCCTAATTGGTCTTGGTGTCATCTTCGGTCAGTTTCTTGGTGCATCGGGTGCTGTCGAAAAGATTGCCCAAGCTGTCTTGAATGTGTTCGGACCTAAAAAATCCTCTGCCGGACTTGCCCTGACCGGAACAGCGGTTTCTATTCCTGTCTTTTTTGATGCAGCTTTCGTCATCTTAAGTGGATTGATTCGTTCGCTTTCTTCTAAAACAGGCATCTCCGTCGTTAGTTTCGTTACGGCACTCGGTGTCGGTCTGATCGTCTCGCATAACATGATTGCCCCGACACCTGGACCACTCGTCGTCGCAGAAAATACAGGATCAGAGCTCGGCTTCTTTATTCTGTATGGGATCATCGTCGCCATTCCAGCTACTCTCGTTGGTGGTTACCTGTACGGTATGTTCATCGGAAAACGAATTAAGCATTCTGGCGACATCGAAGAACTCTCCATCGACCCAGCGGATTTACCGAAGAAAGAAATCGGCACAGGGCTTAGCTTCTTTATGTTAGCTCTCCCCATCGTCTTGATCTTATTGAATACGGTCTCTCAACTGCTGTTTCCCGGAACTTCGGTTGCGACGTTCTTTGGATTCATCGGTGAGAAAAACGTTGCCTTATTGATTAGTGTCTTTGCTGCTGTCATCTTATTGCGCCCATACATCGCAATCTCGAACGCACGCTTATACTCGGAAGCGATCAGTTCAGCCGGAATCATCATCTTGATTACCGGAGCCGGTGGTGCCTTTGGTGCCGTCATCAATAATAGTGGCATCGGGGATCATCTCATTACGACGATGCAAAATTGGAGCATCCCGGTTCTCTTGCTGGCATTCATCTTTTCGCAAATCCTTCGGGCGTCACTTGGATCAGCGACGGTCGCCCTCGTTACGACATCGAGTATTCTCGGTCCGATGGTCGGAGAATTAGGTGTGTCTCCCATTCTTCTCGGTCTAGCGATTTGTGCTGGTGGGATTGGACTTTCTTTACCCAACGATTCAGGTTTTTGGGTCGTCAACCGGTTTGGTAAATTGACGATTCCCCAAACACTCCTTGCTTGGACGGGCGGTGGCTTTATCGCTGGTTTAACAGCGCTCGCTACGGTCTTCCTCTTAAGCCTATTCACAGGGATCTTACCTGGACTCTAA
- a CDS encoding four-carbon acid sugar kinase family protein, with amino-acid sequence MISTFPTLPSKTTLNQLPSLPDATVVDELLVEALHQFPHKIIVLDDDPTGVQTVHGVSVHTDWTSESIEAGFNEDQSMFFILTNSRGFTREETRQVHEDIAATVQAVSDQRNQPFILISRGDSTLRGHYPLETDVLRQTLEQQSSGHFDGEILMPFFQEGGRYTINDVHYVLEDDTLVPAGQTEFAKDRTFGYSASHLGEWAEEKSDGAFPADAVISLSLDDLRQVRLDSLVAQLMNAQDFNKIIINATDYLDVKVATIALIRAMNAGKRFLFRTAAAFTKVIGGIDQRPLLTKEELVSDTTSGGLIMVGSHVQKTTEQLAELKTCDFIHFIEFDVHLVLSPDQFEQEIDRIITTAEQLITSGQTVAVYTRRERLDLGENQQENELKLSVKISDAVTSIVTRLHVRPSYIIAKGGITSSDIGTTGLKVKRATVAGQVKPGIPVWKTGAESKFPGLTYVIFPGNVGSKTTLKEVAELLHT; translated from the coding sequence ATGATCTCGACATTCCCGACATTACCAAGTAAAACGACACTTAACCAATTACCGTCTTTACCGGATGCAACAGTAGTCGATGAATTGTTAGTTGAGGCCTTACATCAGTTTCCTCATAAAATCATCGTTCTCGACGATGATCCAACAGGTGTGCAGACCGTCCATGGCGTCTCTGTCCATACTGACTGGACGAGCGAAAGTATCGAGGCCGGATTCAACGAAGACCAGTCAATGTTTTTTATTTTGACGAATTCTCGTGGGTTTACGCGTGAAGAAACACGACAAGTCCACGAAGATATCGCGGCTACCGTCCAAGCCGTTTCCGATCAACGGAATCAGCCGTTTATTTTAATTAGTCGTGGTGATTCGACGTTACGTGGGCATTATCCGCTCGAAACAGATGTCTTACGCCAAACTCTCGAACAACAGTCCAGTGGTCACTTCGACGGTGAAATCCTGATGCCATTCTTCCAAGAAGGTGGTCGTTATACGATCAACGATGTCCATTATGTGCTTGAAGACGACACACTCGTACCAGCAGGACAAACGGAGTTCGCAAAGGACCGGACGTTCGGTTATTCCGCTTCGCATCTTGGAGAATGGGCAGAGGAAAAATCAGATGGAGCTTTTCCGGCAGATGCCGTCATTTCTTTATCACTGGATGATTTACGGCAGGTCCGTCTTGACTCACTCGTGGCACAACTGATGAACGCTCAAGATTTCAATAAAATCATCATCAATGCGACGGATTATCTCGATGTTAAAGTCGCGACGATCGCCCTGATTCGCGCGATGAACGCAGGAAAACGATTTTTATTCCGGACGGCCGCGGCCTTTACGAAAGTCATTGGTGGAATCGATCAGCGCCCCCTCCTGACAAAAGAAGAACTCGTGTCCGATACGACGTCTGGCGGTTTGATCATGGTTGGATCACATGTCCAAAAAACGACAGAACAACTTGCGGAATTAAAAACGTGTGACTTCATTCATTTCATTGAGTTTGATGTCCATCTTGTCCTGTCTCCTGATCAATTCGAACAAGAAATCGATCGAATCATCACGACGGCGGAACAATTGATTACGTCTGGACAGACAGTTGCCGTCTATACGAGACGAGAACGTCTCGACCTAGGAGAGAATCAACAAGAGAATGAATTAAAGCTATCCGTAAAAATCTCTGATGCTGTGACAAGCATCGTCACCCGTCTGCATGTACGTCCAAGCTACATCATCGCTAAAGGCGGAATCACGTCGAGTGATATCGGGACGACTGGTCTGAAAGTCAAACGAGCAACTGTTGCCGGTCAAGTCAAACCGGGCATTCCGGTTTGGAAAACAGGAGCCGAAAGTAAGTTCCCCGGACTGACATACGTCATCTTCCCAGGGAATGTCGGTTCGAAGACGACGCTAAAAGAAGTCGCAGAGTTACTTCACACTTGA
- the garR gene encoding 2-hydroxy-3-oxopropionate reductase: protein MNTRVGFIGLGIMGKPMALNILKAGYDVTVNDLNTESVETLVQAGAVFGTPADMGATCDVIITMLPASHHVEQVVLGENGLLQTATAGTILIDMSSISPVASVEIAKQAALRGVEMLDAPVSGGEPKAIDGTLSIMVGGKDDVFETVRPLLEVVGASVTLVGKNGSGVTAKLANQIIVNLNIAAMSEALTLAAKAGIDVEKMYQAIRGGLAGSAVLDAKVPLILERNFVAGGRIDINLKDMTNVMETAHEIGVPLPLSSQLVEIFHALKIDGKAADDHGGIIQYYEKLAHVEVRKV from the coding sequence ATGAACACACGCGTTGGATTTATTGGTTTAGGCATTATGGGAAAACCAATGGCCTTGAATATACTAAAAGCCGGTTATGACGTCACGGTGAATGATTTAAATACGGAAAGTGTCGAGACACTCGTTCAAGCGGGTGCGGTATTCGGAACACCTGCTGATATGGGAGCAACGTGTGATGTCATCATCACGATGCTACCGGCTTCGCACCATGTCGAGCAAGTCGTCCTTGGAGAGAACGGTCTTTTACAAACTGCTACAGCTGGGACGATCTTGATTGATATGAGTTCGATTTCACCCGTCGCCTCGGTCGAGATTGCAAAACAAGCAGCACTACGCGGAGTCGAGATGCTCGACGCACCCGTCAGTGGTGGAGAACCGAAAGCAATCGACGGGACGCTTTCCATCATGGTCGGCGGGAAAGACGACGTCTTTGAAACCGTCCGACCACTCCTTGAAGTCGTCGGTGCAAGCGTCACGCTCGTCGGCAAAAACGGGAGCGGTGTGACAGCTAAACTTGCCAATCAAATCATCGTTAACTTAAATATCGCTGCCATGTCCGAGGCATTGACGCTCGCTGCGAAAGCAGGCATCGATGTGGAGAAGATGTATCAAGCTATCCGCGGCGGTCTTGCTGGTAGTGCCGTGCTTGATGCGAAAGTACCGTTGATTCTAGAGCGAAACTTCGTTGCCGGTGGACGCATCGATATCAACTTAAAAGATATGACGAACGTCATGGAAACCGCGCATGAGATTGGTGTTCCTTTACCCCTCTCTAGCCAACTCGTTGAAATTTTCCATGCATTGAAAATTGATGGGAAAGCTGCAGATGATCACGGCGGCATCATTCAGTACTACGAAAAATTAGCACATGTTGAAGTAAGGAAGGTGTAA
- a CDS encoding GntR family transcriptional regulator, with protein MGKKTTQLAYVQAYEYIRDRILNGELERGTKLVEERLAEEMGISRTPVRDSIRKLEQEGLIREKRVVNPSDMDLRHIFQVRMLLEGFAASHCATYMREADLEKLKQCVEIGRTGELEEVMAANKEFHDVIVGATNNPVMIDIIDRMQSIIYLFRKTVVHHKRPLLIEEHDEIYQAILNHQPGEAERLMKAHLQLDLEFCLNWMKG; from the coding sequence GTGGGGAAGAAAACGACACAATTAGCATATGTGCAGGCATATGAGTACATCCGGGATCGCATCTTAAACGGAGAACTGGAACGTGGAACGAAGTTAGTCGAAGAGCGTCTAGCAGAGGAAATGGGAATTAGCCGCACTCCCGTCAGAGATTCGATTCGAAAACTGGAGCAAGAAGGATTGATTAGGGAAAAACGTGTCGTCAATCCAAGCGACATGGATTTGCGACACATCTTTCAAGTCCGGATGTTGCTTGAGGGCTTCGCAGCCAGTCATTGTGCGACATATATGCGAGAAGCCGATTTAGAAAAGTTGAAGCAGTGTGTCGAAATCGGTAGAACGGGCGAACTCGAAGAAGTGATGGCGGCGAACAAGGAATTTCACGATGTGATCGTCGGGGCAACGAACAACCCGGTGATGATTGATATCATCGATCGGATGCAATCCATCATCTATCTATTCCGTAAGACCGTTGTCCACCACAAACGACCACTCTTGATTGAAGAACATGATGAGATCTATCAAGCGATTCTGAATCATCAACCAGGAGAAGCGGAGCGATTGATGAAGGCGCACCTTCAACTGGATTTAGAATTTTGTTTGAACTGGATGAAAGGATGA
- a CDS encoding DMT family transporter: MRGVLFAIAGGFFLTLQSVANARISQTIGTWQAATITQMTGFIVAILLAIVLRDRSFSAMRRVKPLYLAGGAFAAIILFSNMTAVHRMGVTLTISLFLLAQLALALWIDGRGWFGVMKRRLRGPQIIGILMMVAGIFILKS; the protein is encoded by the coding sequence ATGCGTGGTGTCTTATTTGCGATTGCTGGTGGCTTTTTCTTAACGCTCCAAAGTGTTGCCAATGCCCGGATCAGTCAAACGATCGGGACGTGGCAAGCGGCGACAATCACTCAGATGACTGGGTTCATCGTTGCGATCCTCTTAGCGATCGTCTTACGGGATCGTAGTTTTTCAGCGATGCGACGTGTCAAACCGCTTTATTTGGCGGGGGGTGCCTTTGCAGCGATCATATTATTCAGCAACATGACGGCTGTCCACCGGATGGGCGTGACTTTGACGATTTCGCTCTTTTTATTGGCGCAATTAGCGCTGGCACTATGGATTGACGGAAGAGGCTGGTTCGGCGTCATGAAACGTCGACTGCGGGGACCGCAGATCATCGGCATCTTGATGATGGTCGCAGGCATCTTCATCTTAAAGAGCTAA
- a CDS encoding Crp/Fnr family transcriptional regulator, whose protein sequence is MTDIVSYLERYQLTHVFDGSLRKVMHIQTFAPGEALCRQGDVAHELYLLVEGKLKITHMSATGKRLVLSFKHPFDLVGDIEFVRKIDLMNTVEAVTPVTVLRIAYPDLEEARVHHSAFLLFLLETITKKFELKSHTLSFNLLYPVEVRLASYLLSMTPNTDAFASKELVDAADLIGTSYRHVNRVLRQFVDDGLIRRTQHTIEIIDRDGLMERVGESIYE, encoded by the coding sequence GTGACGGACATTGTGAGTTATTTGGAACGGTATCAGTTAACGCATGTCTTTGATGGATCGCTACGCAAGGTGATGCACATCCAGACGTTCGCACCGGGCGAGGCTTTATGCCGACAAGGCGATGTTGCGCATGAACTCTACCTGCTCGTCGAAGGGAAACTGAAGATCACGCATATGTCGGCAACGGGGAAACGTCTCGTGTTGTCCTTCAAGCATCCGTTTGATCTCGTCGGCGATATTGAGTTCGTCCGAAAGATTGATTTGATGAACACGGTCGAGGCCGTGACACCAGTGACCGTCTTACGGATCGCTTATCCGGATTTGGAAGAAGCACGTGTTCATCATTCTGCCTTTCTATTATTTTTACTCGAGACGATCACGAAAAAGTTTGAATTGAAATCACATACGCTCAGCTTCAATCTGTTGTACCCGGTCGAAGTCCGGCTAGCCAGTTATTTGCTGTCGATGACACCTAATACGGATGCTTTTGCGAGTAAGGAACTCGTCGATGCAGCAGATTTGATCGGGACGAGTTACCGTCATGTCAATCGTGTCTTACGCCAGTTCGTCGACGATGGGTTGATCCGCCGGACGCAACATACGATTGAGATCATTGATCGAGACGGATTGATGGAGCGAGTCGGAGAAAGCATTTACGAATGA
- a CDS encoding DMT family transporter — MVTGIILALCGGMLVCIQNTFNAKVKEHAGAWATTTLVLGLGFLASLTIGLIVEGAQLFALKEAQTWFWFSGIIGVGVVLCVTQGVQQLGPSRAISIVMVSQILFALLWDTLGWFGLQAVPFTWTKALGVLLIGGGVLLFQLGGKTTTVQHVRKGA; from the coding sequence ATGGTTACGGGAATCATCCTTGCCCTTTGTGGGGGCATGCTCGTCTGTATTCAAAATACATTTAACGCAAAAGTCAAAGAACACGCCGGTGCTTGGGCGACGACAACGCTAGTCCTTGGACTCGGGTTCCTCGCTTCACTAACGATTGGTCTGATCGTCGAAGGAGCACAACTATTTGCACTAAAAGAGGCACAAACCTGGTTTTGGTTCAGCGGAATCATTGGTGTCGGTGTCGTCCTCTGTGTGACGCAAGGCGTTCAACAACTCGGACCGAGTCGAGCGATTTCGATCGTCATGGTATCGCAAATCCTGTTTGCCTTACTCTGGGATACGCTCGGCTGGTTCGGATTACAAGCCGTTCCGTTTACGTGGACGAAAGCACTCGGTGTCCTATTGATTGGTGGCGGCGTGCTGTTATTTCAACTGGGCGGGAAAACAACGACTGTACAACACGTACGAAAAGGAGCTTGA
- a CDS encoding YjjG family noncanonical pyrimidine nucleotidase encodes MFYTTVLFDIDHTLLDFEATERIAFRRLLEQQELQWTAERETRYKTLNQALWKALERGEMTREEVIHSRFVTFFAEEGREVDGREVDETYRGYLAQGTELIPGATALLEQLTGNVTMYVVTNGISKTQRARLDGAGLTDFFEGIFVSEETGFQKPMAGFFNHVFARIPQFDPTRTIIVGDSLSADIAGGNQAGIATCWFNPEGKPATDIKPTFTITSLAELPAVLEKAAVLQ; translated from the coding sequence ATGTTTTACACGACGGTATTATTCGATATTGACCATACATTACTCGATTTTGAAGCAACGGAACGGATTGCCTTTCGCCGCCTGCTCGAGCAACAAGAGTTGCAGTGGACGGCCGAGCGAGAAACGCGCTATAAAACACTCAATCAAGCACTTTGGAAAGCACTCGAACGAGGTGAGATGACACGTGAGGAAGTCATTCACTCACGGTTCGTGACATTCTTCGCGGAAGAAGGACGAGAAGTCGACGGACGAGAAGTTGACGAAACGTATCGCGGCTATCTCGCACAAGGAACAGAATTGATTCCGGGTGCGACGGCGCTACTTGAGCAGCTAACCGGAAACGTCACGATGTACGTCGTCACGAACGGTATTTCGAAGACGCAACGCGCACGGCTCGATGGCGCTGGATTAACAGATTTCTTTGAAGGGATTTTCGTTTCAGAAGAGACAGGTTTTCAAAAACCGATGGCAGGATTTTTCAATCATGTGTTTGCGCGGATTCCGCAATTCGATCCGACGCGAACAATCATCGTCGGGGATTCCTTGTCAGCTGACATCGCAGGTGGCAATCAAGCTGGTATCGCAACGTGTTGGTTTAATCCGGAAGGAAAACCAGCGACGGATATCAAGCCGACGTTTACGATTACTTCGTTAGCCGAACTTCCTGCGGTGCTTGAAAAGGCAGCAGTCCTTCAATAA
- a CDS encoding GNAT family N-acetyltransferase — protein MIQLVPVTAENWEACCELTLTAEQQDFMEANVYSIAQAKFEPSLVLRAIIADETVVGFVMYNTELEELDGYWIYRIMIDQAQQGNGIGRLAMQAVIDEMRTLPAAKRIAVGYRPDNQAAHRLYASLGFIDHGDRFGREMAVRLEV, from the coding sequence ATGATTCAACTTGTACCAGTAACAGCAGAGAACTGGGAAGCGTGTTGTGAGCTGACACTGACAGCAGAACAGCAAGACTTCATGGAAGCGAACGTCTACTCGATCGCGCAAGCGAAGTTCGAACCTAGCCTTGTCCTTCGGGCGATCATTGCAGATGAAACCGTCGTTGGTTTTGTGATGTACAACACGGAACTAGAAGAACTCGATGGCTACTGGATTTACCGCATCATGATCGATCAAGCGCAGCAAGGGAACGGCATTGGACGATTAGCGATGCAAGCTGTGATTGACGAGATGCGCACGTTACCTGCAGCAAAACGAATCGCCGTCGGCTATCGACCGGATAATCAGGCGGCACACCGTCTGTATGCGAGTCTCGGCTTCATCGACCACGGGGACCGATTCGGTCGAGAAATGGCAGTGCGATTAGAAGTATAA
- a CDS encoding GNAT family N-acetyltransferase encodes MHIRLMKESDYPEVVRIYEQGIKTENATFRTEALPYEEWTRHHHEHSRLVAMEDEQLLGWVALSPFSSIPAYAGVAEISLYIAEDARGKGVGTRLMEDVIQASEAAGIWTLQSQVFPENQASLRLHERFNFREVGRRERIGRLGGRWRDTVLLERRSTYL; translated from the coding sequence ATGCACATTCGACTAATGAAAGAATCGGATTATCCAGAAGTCGTTCGGATCTACGAACAAGGAATAAAGACGGAGAACGCGACGTTCCGCACAGAAGCATTACCGTACGAAGAATGGACGCGTCATCACCACGAACACAGTCGACTCGTTGCGATGGAAGACGAGCAACTGCTCGGTTGGGTCGCGTTAAGTCCATTCTCTTCGATTCCGGCATACGCCGGTGTCGCTGAAATCAGCCTCTATATCGCGGAAGACGCGCGCGGCAAAGGTGTCGGCACACGCTTGATGGAAGACGTCATTCAAGCAAGTGAAGCAGCCGGAATCTGGACCTTACAATCGCAAGTCTTTCCGGAAAATCAAGCGAGTCTTCGCCTTCATGAACGTTTTAATTTTCGGGAAGTCGGTCGACGGGAGCGAATCGGTCGGCTCGGAGGCAGATGGCGCGATACGGTGTTGCTCGAGCGACGCAGCACATATCTTTAA
- a CDS encoding YcjF family protein, which produces MDDFFGEGLETNQQKRKRKLEEIFDQSFESERRDFNQSLEQDVTVALIGDVNAGKSSTLNAILGREVATVGARPGETVRIDQVRQHPEDKVIFVDTPGLNDANTQNSEATWTYYQSADVILYFLNAAGTVLSETETKNFRKIYQHNQNVLIVVTKMDATDDVDTIVQHIAEKLPGPKIIPVSAREGTNIDRLRREVLDILKKFDKDNVFVRQMDPTVRGKIANNWIVGAGTAAGAIGAVPFPGADIIPLTSIQIGLMLKLSNLYERQLSKESAKELLVVTIVGNSGKTAFRQIAKLVPGYGAVIAAGVASTATLALGYGTKYVYENKLELTPEQLMGFVKRFRKKAEESSEETNE; this is translated from the coding sequence ATGGATGATTTTTTTGGTGAAGGACTTGAGACCAATCAACAAAAGCGGAAACGCAAACTGGAGGAAATTTTTGATCAGTCATTTGAATCGGAGCGACGGGATTTTAATCAATCGTTGGAGCAGGACGTGACAGTTGCTCTGATCGGAGACGTCAATGCAGGAAAATCCTCGACCTTGAACGCGATTCTTGGTCGTGAAGTCGCAACGGTCGGAGCGCGCCCGGGTGAAACGGTCCGGATCGATCAAGTCAGGCAGCATCCGGAAGATAAAGTCATCTTCGTCGATACACCGGGATTAAATGATGCCAATACACAGAACTCGGAAGCGACGTGGACGTACTATCAAAGTGCCGATGTCATCCTTTACTTTTTAAATGCGGCAGGTACTGTCTTATCCGAAACGGAGACGAAGAATTTCCGTAAGATTTATCAACATAACCAAAATGTCTTGATCGTCGTTACGAAGATGGATGCGACGGATGATGTCGACACGATCGTTCAGCATATTGCAGAAAAACTACCAGGACCCAAAATCATTCCCGTATCAGCACGAGAAGGAACGAACATTGATCGGCTCCGTCGAGAGGTCCTCGATATCTTAAAAAAGTTCGACAAGGATAATGTGTTCGTTCGTCAGATGGATCCGACCGTTCGAGGCAAGATCGCCAACAACTGGATTGTGGGTGCCGGAACAGCCGCTGGTGCGATCGGTGCCGTCCCGTTCCCGGGAGCTGATATCATTCCGTTGACTTCAATTCAAATCGGCTTGATGCTCAAGTTATCGAATCTGTATGAACGACAGTTATCCAAAGAGAGTGCCAAGGAGTTGCTTGTCGTGACAATTGTCGGAAACTCCGGAAAGACTGCTTTTCGGCAAATAGCAAAGTTAGTTCCAGGGTATGGTGCCGTCATTGCAGCGGGAGTCGCTTCGACCGCTACTCTTGCACTCGGATACGGAACGAAATATGTCTATGAGAATAAGCTCGAGCTGACGCCGGAACAACTGATGGGGTTTGTCAAACGATTCCGGAAGAAGGCAGAAGAGTCGTCAGAAGAGACAAACGAGTAA
- a CDS encoding peroxiredoxin-like family protein has protein sequence MTRLLEEIKQYQSEFRQKAPAEKQRLMAEATAELAASGIAKGLDVGDTIPHFTLPDVSGKPVAIETLLEQGSVILTFYRGGWCPYCNLELRAYEREINRIRAQGATVVAISPETPDFAEQTANKNALSFPVLSDVDLHVSRQFDLVFDLPDYLIEIYKASGLDVAKHNGNEDWQLPKPATFIIDTDGVIRFAEVSSDYTKRVDPQTIIEYLEQ, from the coding sequence ATGACACGATTACTCGAAGAAATCAAACAGTATCAATCGGAATTCCGACAAAAGGCACCTGCTGAGAAACAACGGTTGATGGCGGAAGCGACAGCTGAGCTGGCTGCTTCCGGTATCGCTAAAGGTCTAGATGTTGGTGATACAATTCCACACTTCACGTTACCTGATGTATCCGGCAAGCCTGTGGCGATCGAGACATTACTCGAGCAAGGTTCTGTCATCTTGACGTTCTACCGGGGCGGCTGGTGTCCATATTGCAATCTCGAGCTTCGAGCGTACGAACGGGAAATCAATCGAATCCGCGCTCAGGGAGCGACCGTCGTTGCAATTAGTCCGGAGACACCTGATTTTGCTGAACAGACGGCAAACAAGAATGCGTTAAGTTTCCCTGTTTTAAGTGACGTTGATTTACATGTATCCCGTCAATTTGATTTGGTGTTCGACCTGCCAGATTATTTGATTGAGATTTACAAAGCATCGGGACTTGATGTAGCGAAGCACAACGGAAATGAGGATTGGCAGTTACCGAAACCGGCGACGTTCATCATTGATACGGATGGTGTGATTCGTTTCGCAGAAGTCTCATCGGATTATACGAAACGCGTGGATCCGCAGACGATCATCGAGTACCTCGAACAATAA
- the manA gene encoding mannose-6-phosphate isomerase, class I — translation MYAIQPIFKERIWGGRRLEALFQFELPEGQIGECWTASARASGRTHFLDGPDQGKTLVELWRTKRTELFGDYLLDAFPLHVKLLDSSAYLSVQVHPNDEEARRLEGEPYGKNECWYILEAAPEVEIILGHNLQSRDALLRCAQEKDWETSLRHQKVKPGEFYYIPSGTIHALGPGVVLLEIQQMSDRTYRLYDYDRLGDDGKPRELHVEKAIAVTTIPDEPWTNQSETIVKEGGVMTKLLQVPSFTVIRHEVSGRYALHDHPVFRLLTVIDGQGEARQGNRVIPLQKGNQFFIPRRSGGYEISGSVTFVTSEVFLD, via the coding sequence ATGTATGCCATTCAACCAATTTTCAAAGAACGAATTTGGGGCGGTCGACGTTTAGAGGCGTTATTTCAGTTTGAGTTACCAGAAGGACAAATTGGAGAATGTTGGACAGCATCCGCCCGTGCGAGTGGTCGGACGCACTTCTTAGATGGACCTGATCAAGGAAAGACGCTAGTTGAACTATGGCGAACGAAGCGGACAGAACTGTTCGGTGATTATCTGCTCGATGCGTTCCCGCTACATGTAAAATTGCTAGATTCGTCCGCCTACTTATCGGTACAAGTTCACCCGAATGATGAGGAGGCACGACGTCTTGAAGGAGAACCGTACGGCAAGAACGAATGCTGGTATATCTTAGAGGCTGCACCAGAGGTAGAGATCATTCTCGGTCACAATCTACAATCACGAGATGCATTATTGCGGTGCGCGCAAGAAAAGGACTGGGAGACGTCACTTCGCCATCAAAAAGTGAAACCTGGCGAGTTCTATTACATTCCGAGTGGTACGATCCACGCTTTAGGACCAGGCGTCGTTCTTCTTGAGATTCAACAGATGAGCGATCGGACGTACCGACTATATGATTACGACAGATTAGGAGATGACGGGAAACCGCGAGAATTACACGTTGAGAAGGCGATTGCTGTCACAACGATTCCAGATGAGCCGTGGACGAACCAATCAGAGACGATCGTCAAGGAGGGGGGCGTCATGACGAAGCTGCTGCAGGTGCCTTCCTTCACGGTCATTCGTCATGAAGTGAGCGGTCGGTACGCATTGCATGATCATCCGGTCTTTCGTTTATTGACTGTCATTGATGGTCAAGGAGAAGCGCGACAAGGGAATCGCGTGATTCCTTTACAGAAAGGAAACCAATTCTTTATACCGCGTCGATCGGGGGGTTACGAAATATCTGGATCCGTGACGTTCGTGACGAGTGAGGTGTTTTTAGACTAA